The nucleotide sequence GACCAACCTTTCATATCAATATTGTCATTGAGGTCTCACCGAACTGTGACTGCCATGGAGAAAATGATCTGGCCATAGTACCGGATGTAGGATTTTTCGCATCCTTCGACCCTATTGCATTGGATAAGGCATGTGCGGATGCAGTGAACGAGCAACCGTTCATCCCTTCCTCTGCACTTGGAGAGAGAGAACACTGTCATCATGATCACTTCACTGACACCCATCCTACCACTAGCTGGAAAGTAGCCCTGGAGCATGGGGAGAAACTGGGACTCGGAACAATGGAGTATGAGTTGTTTGAGGTGAAGTAACGACACAAAGAAGCTAGATAGTACAGGCTGAGCCAATTTCTCAGCCTGTTTCTGTTGCCTACTAGATCTTATCATCCTGAAAAACACAGGCCCGATACCTTCATGGTTTCGGGCTATCTTTTGACCCAACAGAACATGACAAATCAGGACCTACTCTTTCAGCAGTATGCAATTCTGTGCAAGCAAATCTACTACGAACTACAACAGGTGTAATTAGTACCCAAAAAAATAGCTTATTGTAATAAAAATATAGTAATATCGCTAATAGTTATGGTATGCTACTACTATCTGTATGAATTTATCTCTATTAATGGAGGCTCTAATGAAAAAGTTTTATGTATTATTATTGTCAGTTCTGGCTCTAGCAACAGTCCAGTTAATTGCTCAAACCAACAAAGTGTCCGTTGGAGGATTTTATTCCTTTGAAACTATTGACTCAATTATTATTGATAGTACTGAGATTGCAACTGATGCAAAAGCAAACACTCTCGGTGGCTATATAAAAGGAACTTCCTTCTTATCCCCAACAAGTTCATTAGGTATCAACTATATGGCAAGGTTTGGGAAAGTCACTTCAATGGAAATAGGAGGAACCTCTGTCGATACATCTGAGGAACCCATCGGATGGGACTTCATGCTTGGCCTCGTTATCCAACAACCATTGGAAATGGACTCCTTTTTCGAATTGGGGGGAGGCATAGTGATGAGCCTTGATTCCGAAACAGATAACTCTGGATCCATTCCAGTAGAAACCACACTTACCTTGTTCTCCTTGTCATTATTGGCTGAAATCAACTACTCGTTAGATCCATCAACATATTTGAATATTGGTGTTCAAGGTCTTATTCCTCTCTTTGGAACGATTGAAGGTAGTAGTGGGGGTATTACAATGTCCTATGATTATTCAATAGATGGCTTCACATTGAGTCCCTATGTAGGTGTTTCTGTTGCCTACTAGATCTTATCATCCTGAAAAACACAGGCCCGATACCTTCATGGTTTCGGGCCTGTTTGCTTACTCTACTGAATTGCTGTTACGCGAGCATATTCTCAACTGAAAGATTGTCACCCTCAATATCCTTGAAGTACTTGTAGGTATTCAGCTTCAATTCCCCACAGGCTGCTTCATCACAGACGAGTACTGCCTTCGGGTGTAGTTGGAGAGCACTACAGGTCCAGTTCTGGCTTACACCACCCTCAATGGTTGCCTGCAAGGCACGTGCCTTTGCATGACCATTCACCAGGATGATGACTTCCTTGCTGTCTGTTACGGTCTTCACTCCAACGGTAAGAGCTTGGGATGGTACCTTGTTCATGTCGTTGTCGAAGAATCTGCTGTTCATCACCTTGGTATCGTAGGTGAGTGATTTGACTCTGGTCTTGCTGGAGAGGGAAGAGAATGGCTCATTGAATGCAATATGACCATCAGAACCTATACCACCCAGAAAAAGCTCAATTCCACCGAATGCAGCAATTGCATCCTCGTAGGCAGCACACTCCGCCTCCAGATCTTTTACATTTCCGTCAAGGATGTGGACATTCTCTTTCTTGATGTCGATATGGTTGAAGAAGTTTTTCCACATGAATGTGTAGTAACTCTGCTCATGGTCTTTTGGAAGACCAACGTACTCGTCCATGTTAAAGGTGACGACGTTAGCAAATGAGACATACCCTTCCCTATTCAGCCTGATCAATTCAGCATAGGTTCCAAGCGGAGAAGATCCGGT is from uncultured Sphaerochaeta sp. and encodes:
- the nagB gene encoding glucosamine-6-phosphate deaminase, whose protein sequence is MRVIIQNDYENLSLWAARYIASRIREFEPNENRPFVLGLPTGSSPLGTYAELIRLNREGYVSFANVVTFNMDEYVGLPKDHEQSYYTFMWKNFFNHIDIKKENVHILDGNVKDLEAECAAYEDAIAAFGGIELFLGGIGSDGHIAFNEPFSSLSSKTRVKSLTYDTKVMNSRFFDNDMNKVPSQALTVGVKTVTDSKEVIILVNGHAKARALQATIEGGVSQNWTCSALQLHPKAVLVCDEAACGELKLNTYKYFKDIEGDNLSVENMLA